One part of the Microbacterium aurugineum genome encodes these proteins:
- a CDS encoding TetR/AcrR family transcriptional regulator: MVNEHRSGPVRSTAAREAILDATSRLFHAQGYDRLTIEGIAKEAGVGKQTIYRWWPSRGALIADCLVDGRLIPVDFVVPDTGDLFADVEAWLQSVFRILETTQGQALLQSLVAAAAEDAAVGAHLGGSLGVEQHLSERLRGGIRDGELPEDAPVTQIGRAILGAIIVESLGRESHGPGGIIELIRYLFTR, encoded by the coding sequence ATGGTCAACGAGCATCGCAGCGGGCCCGTGCGCAGCACCGCGGCGCGCGAAGCGATCCTCGACGCGACCTCCCGCCTGTTCCACGCCCAGGGGTACGACCGGCTCACGATCGAGGGCATCGCCAAGGAAGCCGGGGTGGGCAAGCAGACCATCTATCGCTGGTGGCCGTCGCGGGGTGCGCTGATCGCGGACTGCCTGGTCGACGGGCGCCTCATCCCCGTCGATTTCGTCGTGCCGGACACGGGTGACCTGTTCGCCGACGTCGAGGCATGGCTGCAGTCGGTCTTCCGAATCCTCGAGACGACGCAGGGTCAGGCGTTGCTGCAGTCGCTGGTCGCCGCCGCCGCGGAGGATGCCGCGGTCGGCGCTCACCTCGGAGGAAGCCTCGGCGTCGAGCAGCATCTCTCCGAGCGTCTGCGCGGCGGGATCCGCGACGGCGAGCTGCCGGAAGACGCGCCCGTCACCCAGATCGGTCGGGCGATCCTCGGGGCGATCATCGTGGAGTCGCTCGGTCGCGAGAGCCACGGACCCGGCGGGATCATCGAGCTGATCCGGTACCTCTTCACGCGCTGA